One Campylobacter sputorum subsp. sputorum DNA segment encodes these proteins:
- a CDS encoding uroporphyrinogen-III synthase, producing the protein MIYLVSHTKFNDNSVKHLQVCEIKFHKFSVDLSKFDALVLTSKNSVKALKFNLINLANLEVFSIGEGTTKEALNFGFTKIYTAKNAHGNEFANEIARLLKSKKTLFLKAKEVVSDVFGILKNGGVNLIEIIAYENVFLNLPNELKPPKNSIIIFTSPSNVDGFLRNFELDLSYKIIAIGKKTAISLKNFPNIIVSKTQSIENCIEIAKNLA; encoded by the coding sequence ATGATATATCTAGTTTCTCATACAAAATTTAATGATAATAGTGTTAAACATTTGCAAGTTTGTGAGATAAAATTTCATAAATTTAGTGTAGATTTAAGTAAATTTGACGCGCTAGTTTTAACTTCTAAAAACTCAGTTAAAGCCCTTAAATTTAACTTAATAAATTTAGCAAATTTAGAAGTTTTTAGTATAGGCGAAGGTACCACAAAAGAGGCGTTAAATTTTGGATTTACTAAAATTTATACAGCCAAAAATGCTCACGGAAATGAGTTTGCAAATGAAATCGCACGGCTTTTAAAAAGTAAAAAAACTCTTTTTTTAAAAGCAAAAGAAGTTGTATCTGATGTTTTTGGAATTTTGAAAAATGGCGGTGTAAATTTAATAGAAATAATAGCCTACGAAAATGTTTTTTTAAATTTACCAAACGAGTTAAAACCGCCTAAAAACAGCATTATTATTTTTACATCCCCGTCTAATGTTGATGGGTTTTTAAGAAATTTTGAACTAGATCTTAGTTATAAAATCATAGCAATAGGCAAAAAAACAGCAATAAGTCTGAAAAATTTCCCAAATATCATTGTTAGTAAAACGCAAAGCATAGAAAATTGTATAGAAATTGCAAAAAATTTAGCGTAA
- a CDS encoding isoprenylcysteine carboxylmethyltransferase family protein has product MDYLIFILVFCVFILRLYFLKISKKNEKNILENGGKEYGVNNTKAITIVHVMFYLFCLFEAIVREVKLDIVSCIGLGLLLFAFFMLYYIVNYLLKDIWTVKLMIAKNHKYNPHFLFRTIKHPNYYLNIFPELVGLSMLCHASVSFIILAPIYLIIIYIRIKEEDNLIKNVIIPNGIKEF; this is encoded by the coding sequence TTGGATTATTTAATTTTTATTTTGGTTTTTTGTGTTTTTATTTTAAGGCTATATTTTTTAAAAATTTCTAAGAAAAATGAGAAAAATATTTTGGAAAATGGTGGAAAAGAGTATGGTGTAAATAATACAAAAGCCATAACCATAGTTCATGTTATGTTTTATCTTTTTTGTTTATTTGAAGCTATTGTAAGAGAGGTAAAATTAGATATAGTTAGTTGTATTGGTTTGGGATTACTACTATTTGCATTTTTTATGTTGTATTATATAGTAAATTATTTATTAAAAGATATTTGGACAGTTAAGCTGATGATAGCTAAAAATCACAAATATAATCCACATTTTCTTTTTAGAACAATAAAGCATCCAAACTATTATCTAAATATTTTTCCAGAACTTGTAGGACTTTCAATGCTTTGTCATGCTAGTGTATCGTTTATTATTTTAGCTCCAATTTATCTTATAATTATATACATAAGAATAAAAGAAGAAGATAATTTGATAAAAAATGTAATCATACCAAACGGTATAAAAGAATTTTGA
- a CDS encoding RDD family protein, translating into MSDDVLKKLNTEGIDIAPMNKRFLSYAIDEVLLSLLFVIIYWDSFTVSNDFEQTLEMVSSMSLQLVLLKVVYQSFFIWYYGATIGKIICKIVCIDVVMLSKPKLSAAILRAIFRIVSESFLYLGFVWALGNELRQTWHDKIAKTVVINAY; encoded by the coding sequence ATGAGTGATGATGTATTAAAAAAACTAAATACAGAGGGCATTGATATAGCACCGATGAACAAAAGATTTTTATCTTATGCCATTGATGAAGTTTTACTTAGTTTGCTTTTTGTAATAATTTATTGGGATTCTTTTACTGTAAGTAATGATTTTGAACAAACATTGGAGATGGTTTCATCCATGAGTCTTCAGCTTGTGCTTTTAAAAGTGGTTTATCAGTCATTTTTCATATGGTATTATGGTGCAACTATAGGTAAAATAATTTGTAAAATAGTATGCATTGATGTTGTTATGCTTTCAAAGCCAAAATTAAGCGCAGCTATTTTAAGAGCGATTTTTAGAATAGTCAGTGAGAGTTTTTTATACTTAGGGTTTGTTTGGGCCTTGGGAAATGAACTAAGACAAACTTGGCATGATAAAATTGCAAAAACAGTGGTGATAA
- a CDS encoding helix-turn-helix domain-containing protein, with product MNNKTVSERLKYLRSINKKTQKEFAEFLGIPQPSMSAYENGKNNPTIDVLIDIADKCKVSLDWLAGRSVYAFGLSSMRDFVLFMYELAMKKEIGFEIIVEDKFSNNDIETDENKWNVKLVFYGNDKEHAFNADVCNILKELSDNLFDLESYSITKEQFDSMKNKSVEYYSLPLTQKEFEELSRDEILKKRIEYLKENNLL from the coding sequence ATGAATAATAAAACTGTATCAGAACGATTGAAATATCTTCGTTCTATAAATAAAAAAACACAAAAGGAGTTTGCAGAATTTTTAGGAATACCTCAACCGTCAATGTCTGCTTATGAAAATGGTAAAAATAATCCTACAATAGATGTGCTGATAGATATTGCCGATAAATGCAAAGTATCTTTAGATTGGCTTGCTGGAAGAAGTGTCTATGCTTTCGGTCTTTCAAGCATGAGAGATTTTGTATTATTTATGTATGAACTGGCAATGAAAAAAGAAATCGGATTTGAAATAATTGTTGAAGATAAATTCTCCAATAATGACATTGAAACCGATGAAAATAAATGGAATGTTAAGCTTGTGTTCTATGGTAATGATAAAGAACACGCTTTTAATGCTGACGTATGTAATATTCTAAAAGAATTGTCTGATAATCTGTTTGACTTGGAGTCTTACTCTATTACAAAAGAACAATTTGATTCTATGAAAAATAAGTCTGTAGAATATTATTCTCTCCCATTAACACAGAAAGAGTTTGAGGAACTTTCAAGAGATGAAATTCTAAAAAAGAGAATTGAGTATTTGAAAGAAAATAATTTGCTATAA
- a CDS encoding AAA family ATPase yields MITKIEKIENLGIYKNFNSSKINEFKRYNLIYGWNGSGKSTLSRLFNSLNGKNIAEIYNGFKISICIDGTVYAENQFPISTESIKVFNDDFINENIDWNGILKSILLLDEKNIKEMESYNLLKNELYGDGSAVGILKEIENKEKELQDKEKELQKILTNIGKNVKNNFQLLDTTDSYYMNYDKRKVLSLIEDQNNPISKNDLIRNDELDSVIKKARPIKKDAITKKIEILNIDNIRKEIQKTSELIDRTVTSRVIEELKNNSQLSAWVENGLNLHKTEHRKICAFCGSSISNERIEKLDAHFSNALSKLNSEIALSIYSWESLKINADIFLIDENDFYDELLEQVKEQNSQFRKISQLANKEIEVYIEVLKEKQKKPFEKLGNTFEVDKLINSFNELNLVINKIKAYIDIHNEKVANFDAVIRDAKKRIERHYIQEQIEQLQYNDKKVKLQQFKDSLEKIKESCDKKKTKYAALENKLSNETLGAEEFNKKLEKFLGYGEITIEFDKDEKGYKIYRNGREEAKNLSEGEKTAIAFIYFITKIKENGQKIEDTILVIDDPISSFDSNKLFSAYAYMKSECDKAKQLFVLTHNYNFFSLVFRWFDRKHIKVDDKKCPNYSIYRIENKFENGVRFAFLNDGGEGLKQATEYDYIFNTVYSLKDKTLSKQEMIFCGNVARKLVESFLSFKFPKQRADLMSLLNAALPGQDNDIIRERIYKFINIYSHEKKINVLEGLDTEVLDASSQTVINDILKMVKELDERHYNAMVEKVEKELAD; encoded by the coding sequence ATGATTACAAAGATTGAAAAAATAGAAAATTTGGGAATATATAAAAATTTCAATTCTTCTAAAATTAATGAATTTAAACGATATAATCTAATATACGGATGGAATGGTTCAGGTAAAAGCACATTATCGAGATTGTTTAATTCGTTAAATGGAAAGAATATTGCTGAAATATATAATGGCTTTAAAATTTCGATTTGTATAGATGGTACAGTATACGCTGAAAATCAGTTTCCTATATCAACTGAATCTATAAAAGTATTTAACGATGACTTTATAAATGAAAATATTGATTGGAATGGAATTTTAAAAAGTATATTGTTGTTAGACGAAAAAAATATTAAGGAAATGGAGTCATATAATTTATTAAAAAATGAATTATATGGAGATGGAAGTGCTGTAGGGATATTAAAGGAAATTGAAAATAAAGAAAAAGAATTACAAGATAAAGAAAAAGAATTACAGAAAATCTTAACTAATATTGGTAAAAATGTAAAAAATAATTTTCAATTATTAGATACGACAGATAGTTATTATATGAATTATGATAAAAGAAAAGTTTTATCACTAATTGAAGATCAAAATAACCCTATATCTAAGAATGATTTAATTAGAAATGATGAGTTAGATAGTGTAATCAAAAAAGCAAGACCAATAAAAAAAGATGCTATTACAAAGAAGATAGAGATTTTAAATATAGATAATATTCGAAAGGAAATTCAAAAAACTAGTGAATTAATTGATAGAACTGTAACTTCAAGAGTAATAGAAGAATTAAAAAATAATTCTCAGTTATCAGCTTGGGTCGAAAATGGTTTAAATTTACATAAAACCGAACATAGAAAAATATGTGCGTTTTGTGGTTCTAGTATTAGTAATGAAAGAATAGAAAAGCTAGATGCTCATTTTAGCAATGCATTAAGCAAGTTAAACTCAGAGATTGCCTTATCTATATATAGTTGGGAGTCCTTAAAAATTAATGCAGATATATTTTTAATAGATGAAAATGATTTTTATGATGAATTATTAGAGCAAGTGAAAGAGCAAAATTCTCAGTTTAGGAAGATTTCACAATTAGCCAACAAAGAGATAGAAGTTTATATTGAAGTCTTAAAAGAAAAACAGAAAAAGCCTTTTGAAAAACTTGGGAATACATTTGAAGTAGATAAATTAATTAATTCTTTTAATGAATTGAATTTGGTAATAAATAAAATAAAGGCATATATTGACATACATAATGAGAAAGTAGCTAATTTCGATGCCGTTATAAGAGACGCTAAAAAGCGTATTGAACGACATTATATTCAAGAACAAATTGAACAGTTGCAGTATAATGACAAAAAAGTGAAACTACAACAGTTTAAGGATAGTTTGGAAAAAATAAAAGAATCGTGCGATAAAAAGAAAACAAAATATGCAGCACTAGAAAATAAGCTATCCAATGAAACTTTAGGAGCTGAGGAATTTAATAAAAAGCTTGAAAAATTTCTGGGCTATGGAGAGATAACTATAGAATTTGATAAAGATGAAAAAGGATATAAAATCTATAGAAATGGTAGAGAGGAAGCAAAGAACTTAAGTGAAGGAGAAAAAACGGCGATAGCATTTATTTATTTCATAACAAAAATTAAGGAAAATGGGCAAAAAATAGAAGATACTATTCTTGTAATTGATGATCCAATCTCTAGTTTTGATTCAAATAAACTTTTTTCTGCATATGCATACATGAAGTCTGAATGTGATAAAGCAAAACAATTATTTGTATTGACACATAATTATAATTTCTTTTCACTAGTATTTAGATGGTTTGATAGAAAACATATTAAAGTTGATGATAAAAAATGTCCTAATTACAGTATATATAGAATTGAAAATAAATTTGAAAATGGAGTGAGATTTGCTTTTTTAAATGATGGTGGTGAAGGTCTAAAACAAGCGACTGAATATGACTATATTTTCAATACGGTATATTCTTTGAAAGATAAAACTTTATCGAAACAAGAAATGATTTTTTGTGGGAATGTTGCAAGAAAACTTGTTGAATCATTTTTGAGTTTTAAATTTCCAAAGCAACGAGCAGATTTAATGTCACTACTAAATGCTGCTTTGCCAGGACAAGATAATGATATAATTAGAGAAAGAATATATAAATTTATAAACATATATTCTCATGAAAAAAAGATTAATGTTCTTGAAGGATTAGATACTGAAGTTTTAGATGCTAGTAGTCAAACAGTAATAAATGATATTTTAAAAATGGTAAAAGAGCTAGATGAAAGACATTATAATGCAATGGTTGAAAAAGTGGAAAAAGAATTGGCAGATTAA
- the guaA gene encoding glutamine-hydrolyzing GMP synthase codes for MKTADIIVLDFGSQYTQLIARRLRENGVYAELLPFNASISDIKAKSPKGIILSGGPASVYASDAYFCDDELFSLGLPILGICYGMQLIAHKFGASVVAASHKEYGKANLKFKKDHDLFKQTDDEQIVWMSHSDKVENLPDGFETIATSDNSPFCAFGNEKERIYALQFHPEVAHSHFGDKILKNFAKYICGCESTWNMGSFAKTQCETIKAKVGNDKVLCAVSGGVDSSVVAALLAHAVPQNLIVVFVDNGLLRTDEAKQVEATFKLKLGVDLISIDASKLFLERLEGVSDPEQKRKIIGNTFIEVFDKEAKKHENVKYLAQGTLYTDIIESSVVGSSKTIKSHHNVGGLPKDMKFELIEPLREIFKDEVRKLGIELGLSPDLVYRHPFPGPGLAIRIMGDVTKDRLELLRKADVILRDELKSSGWYNKTWQAFCVLLNVNSVGVMGDNRTYENAVCIRVVDASDGMTASFSRLPYDLLENISRRIINEVDGINRVVYDISSKPPATIEWE; via the coding sequence ATGAAAACAGCAGATATTATAGTTTTAGACTTTGGTTCGCAATATACTCAACTCATTGCTAGAAGATTGCGTGAAAATGGTGTATATGCAGAACTTTTGCCATTTAATGCAAGTATTAGTGATATAAAAGCAAAGTCGCCAAAAGGTATTATTTTAAGTGGTGGACCAGCTAGTGTTTATGCTAGCGATGCTTATTTTTGCGATGATGAGTTATTTTCTTTAGGTTTGCCAATTTTAGGAATTTGTTATGGAATGCAGCTTATTGCTCATAAATTTGGCGCAAGTGTGGTTGCTGCGTCGCATAAGGAGTATGGTAAGGCAAATTTAAAATTTAAAAAAGATCATGATTTATTTAAGCAAACAGATGATGAGCAAATAGTATGGATGAGTCATTCTGATAAGGTTGAAAATTTGCCAGATGGCTTTGAAACGATAGCAACTAGCGATAATTCTCCGTTTTGTGCGTTTGGAAATGAAAAAGAGAGAATTTATGCTTTGCAATTTCATCCAGAAGTAGCACATTCGCACTTTGGCGATAAAATTTTAAAGAATTTTGCAAAATACATTTGTGGATGCGAAAGCACTTGGAATATGGGAAGTTTTGCTAAAACTCAGTGTGAAACAATAAAAGCAAAAGTTGGAAATGATAAAGTTTTGTGTGCTGTTAGTGGCGGAGTTGATAGTTCTGTGGTTGCTGCACTTCTTGCTCACGCTGTGCCGCAAAATTTGATTGTTGTTTTTGTTGATAATGGACTTTTAAGAACAGATGAGGCAAAGCAAGTAGAGGCTACATTTAAACTAAAATTAGGCGTTGATCTTATAAGTATAGACGCGAGTAAGTTGTTTTTAGAAAGATTAGAAGGTGTGAGTGATCCAGAGCAAAAAAGAAAGATAATAGGCAATACTTTCATAGAAGTTTTTGATAAAGAAGCAAAAAAACATGAAAATGTAAAATATCTCGCTCAAGGCACACTTTATACTGATATCATTGAAAGTAGCGTAGTTGGATCTAGTAAGACCATAAAATCTCATCATAATGTTGGCGGTCTTCCAAAGGATATGAAATTTGAGTTAATTGAGCCATTAAGAGAGATTTTTAAAGATGAAGTTAGAAAACTTGGGATAGAGCTTGGTTTAAGCCCAGATTTAGTTTATCGCCATCCTTTCCCAGGACCAGGACTAGCTATACGCATAATGGGCGATGTTACAAAAGATAGGCTAGAACTTCTTAGAAAAGCAGATGTAATCTTGCGAGATGAACTTAAATCAAGTGGTTGGTATAATAAAACTTGGCAGGCATTTTGTGTGCTTTTAAATGTAAATTCGGTTGGAGTTATGGGCGATAATAGAACTTATGAAAATGCAGTTTGCATTCGCGTGGTTGATGCAAGTGATGGAATGACTGCAAGTTTTTCAAGACTTCCTTATGATTTGTTAGAAAATATAAGTCGTAGAATTATAAACGAAGTTGATGGAATTAACCGCGTAGTGTATGACATTTCAAGCAAACCACCTGCAACGATTGAGTGGGAGTAG
- the purD gene encoding phosphoribosylamine--glycine ligase — protein MKILIIGSGGREYAIAIKLLENKDNSLFFAPGNGATNNLGTNLDIKDFEKLADFCEQNKIDLTIVGPEDPLTNGIVDVFKKRNLVIFGPSKNAAKLEGSKVYMKNFLKKYNIKTARFLSSNDKDEICKFIDTLGDKVVVKADGLCAGKGVIIANSHDEAKKEALDMLSGKSFGEAGKNVVIEEFLDGYELSFFAICDGKNFVSLPFAQDHKKLNDGDMGPNTGGMGAYAPSPLANDNLLKRVENEIVRVTLDGMIQENAPFCGVLFVGLMIVNNEPYVLEYNVRFGDPECEVLMPLIKGDLAGILKDASLGKLTNIELYNKFSVGVVMASENYPFASSPKQEISVENIPNDTHICYAGVSLEDKKLYANGGRVLVCVGSGDNIKEAQEKAYMLCQNVKFKGAKFRKDIAYQALK, from the coding sequence TTGAAAATTTTGATAATTGGAAGTGGTGGCAGAGAATACGCCATTGCTATAAAACTTCTTGAAAACAAAGATAACTCACTCTTCTTCGCACCTGGAAATGGTGCTACAAATAACCTAGGAACAAATTTAGATATAAAAGATTTTGAAAAGTTGGCTGATTTTTGTGAGCAAAACAAGATAGATTTAACAATCGTTGGTCCAGAAGATCCCCTTACAAATGGTATTGTGGATGTATTTAAAAAAAGAAATTTAGTTATATTTGGTCCAAGTAAAAATGCTGCAAAACTTGAAGGTAGCAAAGTTTATATGAAAAATTTCCTTAAGAAATATAACATTAAAACAGCTAGATTTTTAAGCTCAAACGATAAAGATGAAATTTGTAAGTTTATAGATACTTTGGGTGATAAAGTTGTTGTAAAAGCTGATGGACTTTGTGCTGGAAAAGGCGTTATCATAGCAAATTCTCACGATGAGGCAAAAAAAGAAGCTCTTGATATGCTTAGTGGAAAAAGCTTTGGAGAAGCTGGAAAAAATGTAGTTATAGAAGAGTTTTTAGACGGATATGAGCTTAGTTTTTTTGCTATTTGTGATGGTAAAAACTTTGTAAGTTTGCCTTTTGCACAAGATCATAAAAAACTTAATGATGGAGATATGGGTCCAAATACCGGCGGAATGGGTGCTTATGCACCAAGCCCACTAGCCAATGATAATCTTTTAAAAAGAGTTGAAAACGAGATAGTAAGAGTTACGCTTGATGGTATGATACAAGAAAATGCACCATTTTGCGGTGTTTTGTTTGTAGGTCTTATGATTGTTAATAATGAACCATATGTGCTTGAATACAATGTTCGTTTTGGTGATCCAGAATGTGAAGTTTTGATGCCGCTAATAAAAGGCGATTTGGCTGGTATTTTAAAAGATGCAAGTTTGGGTAAATTAACTAATATAGAGCTTTATAATAAATTTAGCGTTGGCGTTGTAATGGCTAGTGAAAATTATCCTTTTGCTTCTTCGCCAAAACAAGAAATTAGTGTAGAAAATATACCAAATGACACACATATTTGTTATGCTGGAGTTAGTTTGGAAGATAAAAAACTATATGCAAATGGTGGTAGGGTTTTGGTTTGTGTTGGCAGTGGAGATAACATAAAAGAAGCACAGGAAAAAGCTTATATGCTTTGCCAAAATGTCAAATTTAAAGGTGCAAAATTTAGAAAAGATATCGCATATCAGGCATTAAAATGA
- a CDS encoding ATP-binding cassette domain-containing protein, which translates to MTAVTGVAGSGKSTLIREVFVNSYPKSTILDQSMPQASSRSNIATYLKIYDEIKKVFSKENHVDISLFSMMGKGACPLCKGKGVAKLDLAYLGDFEEICEKCQGKRFNDKALSYLYRGKNISEIFDLTAQEAKEVFFDNDLIKHALQSVIKANLSYIKLGQTLDSYSGGELQRLKISQMLLNHTSRIIILDEPTTELHEADISNLLILIRELARKGNTVIIIEHNLSVIAQADWIIDLGLKGGKMGGNLLFQGYPIDFIKCQDSFTASHLRRFLKKQ; encoded by the coding sequence ATTACAGCAGTAACAGGAGTTGCGGGATCTGGAAAAAGCACATTAATAAGAGAAGTTTTTGTAAATAGCTATCCAAAATCAACAATTTTAGATCAAAGTATGCCACAAGCTTCTAGTCGCTCTAATATTGCTACTTATTTAAAAATTTATGATGAAATTAAAAAAGTTTTTAGTAAAGAAAATCATGTTGATATATCACTCTTTTCTATGATGGGAAAAGGAGCTTGTCCTTTATGTAAAGGAAAAGGTGTTGCGAAGCTTGATTTAGCTTATCTTGGAGATTTTGAAGAAATTTGCGAAAAATGCCAAGGAAAGAGATTTAATGACAAAGCACTGTCATACCTATATAGAGGTAAAAATATAAGCGAAATATTTGATCTAACTGCCCAAGAAGCCAAAGAGGTATTTTTTGATAACGACTTGATAAAACACGCATTACAAAGCGTTATTAAAGCTAATTTATCCTATATAAAACTTGGACAAACGCTTGACTCATATTCTGGTGGTGAACTTCAAAGATTAAAGATATCACAAATGCTATTAAATCATACATCAAGAATTATTATTTTAGATGAACCTACAACAGAGTTACATGAAGCCGACATTAGTAATTTATTGATACTTATTCGTGAATTAGCAAGAAAAGGAAATACAGTAATAATTATAGAGCATAATTTATCTGTTATTGCTCAAGCAGATTGGATTATCGATCTTGGTCTAAAAGGAGGAAAAATGGGAGGAAATTTATTATTCCAAGGATATCCAATTGATTTTATTAAATGTCAAGATTCTTTTACTGCAAGTCACTTAAGAAGATTTTTGAAAAAACAATAA
- a CDS encoding AlwI family type II restriction endonuclease — protein MARSKTNPYKTRFNTLIDKKFNDSVLIELLNCFETRDDKRIEELVTDEATIPTIFEYILGIIWYKVSERQGNILDFMKLSLEANLLAKTHAAGGYADIIYEYEACTSYPKHSLLLEATLADGNNQRRMEMEPVSRHLGDYRIRYNNPFDYSLFVSTHLDKNVISDFRYRKIIPYTKDEETITGMKIISIDTDSLKKIIENKVKYKYLYEVFDKYHEMPLETVDWHDGMIKEATGEYKA, from the coding sequence TTGGCAAGGAGTAAAACAAATCCATACAAAACAAGGTTTAATACTTTGATCGATAAGAAATTTAATGATTCTGTGCTTATAGAGTTACTAAATTGTTTTGAAACACGAGATGATAAAAGGATTGAAGAACTTGTTACAGATGAGGCTACAATACCAACTATCTTTGAATATATTTTGGGAATAATATGGTATAAAGTAAGTGAAAGACAGGGTAATATTTTGGACTTCATGAAGTTATCGTTAGAAGCTAATTTATTGGCTAAGACACATGCGGCCGGAGGTTATGCAGACATTATATATGAATATGAAGCGTGTACCTCTTATCCAAAACATTCATTATTGCTTGAAGCAACCCTTGCAGATGGAAATAATCAAAGAAGAATGGAAATGGAACCTGTTTCAAGACATTTAGGTGATTATAGGATAAGATATAATAATCCGTTTGATTATAGCTTATTTGTTAGTACACATTTAGATAAAAATGTGATTTCAGATTTTAGGTATAGAAAGATAATACCATATACCAAAGATGAAGAAACTATCACAGGTATGAAGATTATTTCAATAGATACAGATTCTCTTAAGAAGATAATTGAAAATAAAGTTAAGTACAAGTATCTGTATGAAGTATTTGATAAATACCATGAAATGCCATTAGAGACTGTAGATTGGCATGATGGGATGATAAAAGAGGCTACTGGGGAGTATAAAGCATAG